TGTCATCTTTCCGTTAAGAGAGGGGCATTTTTAAgcctaaaaataacattaatGGCAAATTTGAACTCATAGGTGAAAAGACACATTTTTTGAGTCATTTTTAATACGTTAAGGGTATTTTTGACCCTTTTTCATTTcgtaaatattttataaaaaaaataatgctTAGCTGAATACCCAAAAATGCATTGAAGATTTTGGTCCAACAACTATCCTAGAAACCCTTCATTCTCCAAATGGCTCAGATGAAAGTGGTAATGAAGGTTCTTACCATGTCTGATGAAAAGACAAAGCAGAAAGCCATAGAAGCTGCAGCTGATATTTTAGGTAATTGCTATTGGATCTAGTTTTAGTGATAAGAAAAGTTTAATCAGATTTGTACTTTTTACTAGTAATAAAGTTAAGTGCAGGGGTAGATTCAATAGCAGCAGATCTAAAGGAACAGAAACTAACAGTGATAGGAGAAATGGATGCAGTGGCAGTGGTAAAGAAGTTGAAAAAGGC
This DNA window, taken from Nicotiana tabacum cultivar K326 chromosome 4, ASM71507v2, whole genome shotgun sequence, encodes the following:
- the LOC107824923 gene encoding heavy metal-associated isoprenylated plant protein 39-like, giving the protein MAQMKVVMKVLTMSDEKTKQKAIEAAADILGVDSIAADLKEQKLTVIGEMDAVAVVKKLKKAVGKVDIISVGPAKEEKKEEKKEEKKEEKKEEKKEEPQK